From the genome of Meriones unguiculatus strain TT.TT164.6M chromosome 17, Bangor_MerUng_6.1, whole genome shotgun sequence:
tatattttcttttctgggacAGACAGATCTTTAGCAGTGTAACCACAGACACAGAGTACCATTTGTGCCTTGTGAAGATTCCCTCAAGAGGGCTACAGGCTAGATGCTGACCAAGTAGTCTAAAGGTGTGACTTCCAACCACTGTGAGATGTCAGAATCAGAAGTGCAGCAGTCATAGCAGGTGGAAATCTTCCATTTTGCCTTAAGCTctgtatttattacttatttactcctgttttggtttgctttataACCTAAATGACCCATTCCTAATTCTGCTGCAGATTCAGTAGTAATACCTCTATTGACCCAAACTTTTATCCAACTCACATTCTACTGGCTTATAAAGTATTTTCAGTCAGCGTACCTAACTTCAAATTACTATATTGTCTAAGAAACCATTTATAAGTACAGGTAATGTGGAAAGATAAATGGTTTCAAGGTTGGTGTTTCCTATCCCAATCAGCAGTGCAGgaattttatttttggcttgAAAGATGAATAAGGAAGTATTTGTATGTCTTTCTctgcaattttctttttctttttttttcttaagtacaAAGCTCCTTACTTCTCCAATTCATTCTCTGACTAATGATAGAGGTGCTAATAATCATGGTGACTAATAGTAAATGGGATGTGGTCTTGGATGTGAGAAGAAAGAGGAGTGGTCAGGAGTAACGAAGCACACACCCTCAAGCTTGCGCTCAGCTACAGACAACCATGAGGGATAGCAGCTGGTtggcatgtttttaaaaagtttagtAGTCCATATCTCATGGGTATTCTTTTGAGCTTTTAAGCATTACTATGTAATTTGGAGTTTGATAGAAAGTCCGTGGGACCTACGTGTAAAAGAAATAAACTGATTTGATTGTGCTCTTGTTCCCCATCACACTGAAGGGGAGACAGGGTGTATTTAAGGATGAAGGGGACACTAGAGCATGGCTAGGAAGATAACAACAATGTGTGGAAAGATGGGAAAGTGCACTGACTTGATTAATTTGATTAACAGCGAACTTGCTGCCAATGATGGACATCTTATTACAACTTGTGTTGTGGGCTTTTACaaagattttagaaaatgctgatttgaaaaaaaaaattctgctccTAGTTATGAATTAAGATGTTTACCCCAGTTACCAGGGACccagaaaaagacatttaaaGAGTTAGAAGGTCACAAGAAAAACTTCTAAAAACGTAGATGCTAGATGATTGTGAAGTTTCCTGTCTTTTCAATCACGTGGTGATGCTTTTAAACAAATTACAATTAAACACACTTTTACAGAAATGTCACTGGTAATTTCAGCATCTGTCACTTAACCCTATTATATTTTCAATGAATGGATTTATAATCAGTGACAGAAGCCTTGACATTGTCCTTGTCAGTCACTGATATCACATGTTTAACCTTTGGTGGATTACAGCACTAATTTATTCTGAATTGCCAGGAAACATAGATCTATTAAAAAATCATGTCGATTTTAtctaatattttattgttttgtgttttttatgttgGATTAATGGGAGGAGATGGTaagaaaaggaacaaatgaaCAACAGAAACATACAGTAGTAGAGTTACTAAGCAAAGATGAACCCTAGGGGGAAAATTGCCATAAAAGTCTTTGGAAGGAACACACGTGACTGCATGTGGAACCCATTGTCATGCAACGAGAAAAATTCATAAATCTAGGACTGATGTCTTTGACAAGTCAGCATCAAGTAATGAAGCACAAGATTCAAGACTGTCTTTCCTGACCTATTCCAGTGTTCTAGAATGATGAAGCAGAAATCACAGCTCTATAGCAGGAGAGTTATGGGTGGCAGTCCATGGCTGGCAGTGCAAAGGGCTGATTGCACTACCAGTACTAAACACATTCCCACAGCCTCAAAATGAAGAACTTCAGGAGACACTGAACTACAGGCGTTGAAACCATGATGGTGCTCTGCAACTTGCTTGGAGGTCCAGTCAATATAAGTAGCAACTCTATAGTGAATCTTTCAGAGAATAATGACTCTTGGGAACAAAAGTAGGATTATCCACAGTCATACATAGAAAAGTCATGGCCAGGAGAGGCTTTTAGAGGAAAAAACATTGAGAAAATTATGTAAGCTACTTCTGATACAAAGCTAATTTGTCTTAGAATCAAACCCAAGAACTAGTAATACGTTCATTGGCAGAAGTGCTATGTAAGGCAAGTACTTTGTCTAAAACATCTTTGCTAAATTTTTGTGGCATCAAAACTGGAAAAGAAACCAAAGTTCctgcatgtgtatgggtgtgctgCATACAAACTGTGTGGCTTGTGAAGAAGTACTAAGACGTCTCTGTTGTGGAGTCTACAAAGCCTCTGAAACAGTGCTTACCTCAGAGAGGCTGGTGTGAGACTTTTCTCACCTTTACTTTTGTCTGGgtctgggaagaatcattttatttttgtatcagcAACATTCACAGGCCCTAAGACCCAAGGGTCATAGCGATTTACTGTGGATTTCCACATAAGTAGTAATGCCCACAGCTTTCAGGTTGAGTAGGATGTTGAGAGGGATACCATACTGTTAGGAGTATGGTCCTTGGCTTGAAGCACCAACTGAGAACAAGGGAAAGCTCAAAGCCGAGACATTCCTAACATCAAATAGTGCTATTGGAAGCAATTGCTTCTCTTATGTCAAATACTTTCAGTATTTTCCTTTACATAGTTCGTAAAGGAAAATAACATTTTCATTCCTTCTGTAGAAAAGCATGTGGAAAACTCCATGTAGTGGTAATCATTCATTCAGGTAATGGATACATTGTTCGTGGTGAAAATGGAGAAATCATATTATCTTGATTTTGTTatagtagggttttttttttttttttgaactttaGAAGTTTAGggcttttactattatttttattctaaattaaTAGTCATACTTATATGAAtgtttatttatgatttattattcTAATAATGAAAACTTCCAAAAGTATCCTCTTCAATATTTGCAAAATCTGGCTCTACCTCTGAAAAGAAAGATGCAGCAGGACAGGGACAGGTAGACTGAGTTTGGATGAGCTCTGAAACTATCCATCAATCTGAAGTGATGTTTAGTGATATGAGTTGAGAAGCATACTCCAGAAGAACTTAAATTAAGAGGAGAGTATTTATCAATAGGTTAAATCAAAATTATATCCACAATACCATTCTTCCTGATGCCACtgaactttgtacactaaatgtCATTTCTACTGTTTTGCTTCATTCAATAGGCTCCATAATAGCCCATATAATTTTGATTTCATtattctaaataaagaaaaaataaattcattaataaACTTTTCTACACATTTGTTCATGACTATAACGATTTTGTACAATGTCCCAATTCTTCTGACTTGCTTTTATATAGTTCCTATACTGAGTTTTATATACTCTTATACTAGCCATTGGTAATAGTGTATAAGAAATTTAACATTATACTACAGAGTGTGAACCAATGACTTGATATTGGGGCCATCTTGAAAAGGCTGCTTGTCAATGCAAGATTCTGCCTTGATGACCAATTGAGGATGACGACTTTGTCATACTTAAGACTAATTCCACTCACTAAACAAGAACACACACaagtcatagaaaaaaaaataagggggaTTTCCTGACTGTAAATGGCAGCGGCACTAATTAAATACAGTCATAGCATTTGTAACATAAATGCATTTCATTGACTcagacatataaaaacaaaatgagttcTCCCTTGAAAGTAAGATAAAAGGAGTTAGTTAACTGCAATTATAAAGAAAATTACTGATGTCCAGACATTCAGATGAGGCAGTCCATCTACAGAAACAATGATCCTGCAAGAGGCCACACCCATTGCTAAGACTATATAAAGGTCTCTGAAGAGTGATTCTCAAACTCAGAATCTTCTGTTACACACAGCTCAGCTTGCACCTGCTTTCAACATGTCCTGCTATTCTGGAAACTTCTCCTCCCGCTCCTGTGGAGATCACCTGAACTACCCTCGCTCCTCCTGCGGCTCTTCCTATCCCAGCCACTTCATCCAGAGCACTAACTTCTGCTCTCCCAGACCCTGCCACCTGGGCTCCTCTCTCCACAGCGGCTGTCATCAGAACTGCTTCCAGCCCATCCGATGCCAGACTTCCCAGATGGTACACAGCTCCTGCCAGCGGCCCTGCTTCAGCCCCAGGGTCTCCGGCTTCTGCAGTCCCTACAGGACATATGCTGGCTCACAGGGCTTTGGATCCAGCAGCTGCCAGTCTCTGGACTATGGGTCTAGAagctcttactcactgagctgTGGGTCCAGCAGCTGTAGACCCCAACGCTTCTCTTCATATGGATCTGGATTCTGCCACCAATCCTATGTGCCCTCTAGAATCTGCCAGTCTTCTTGCTATAGACCAAGCTGTGGCACAGGATCAGGATTCTATTGATCTTCTGCCTAATTCCAGAACTTGCCGACCACCGCCACCCAGTCCTGGATTCGTGGCCTTTTGTGTCTTCCTTTAGTGACCAGGAAGAATTATCCTCTCATTCCCTGATTGCCaattcctcactttctctctctctctgaccccAGATACTGGCTGATGGGTGTCCTTGGAGAACTCTGTAATCAATCTATTAACCCAAAAATAAAGTCTGCATTGCAAATGAAATTTatagtgtttttttcttttcaaatttattaATACTAAAATTTTAAGATAATGAATGTACTAATTTGATATCTAGATATGCCTATTTGTGGGGTTTTCTTCCTGTATATACTTTTGCCATTGTGAAACATTACATTGGTTAATGTTAAATGAACATCTTCCATAGGGATAATGGTTTCAAAGTTCTGCTAAGTTGTGAATTAGATAAAACTCTTATATGCCTCAGATAGTTTTCTTACTTAAGAACATAAAGGAAAGCTGCATTGTGTGCAAGTGTAGATATTTAGTAATTAAATTCCAGATGCAAAATATAAATTGATTTCCATAAGTGGTAGGCTCTCAAGTCTATGCCAAATGGTCTAAGATCTTTTAAAAAGGCAGAAGACAAAATGCATTTAGATGTTTCTGGCTGTGGGTTCCTTTGTTCACTGACATTAAATGTTTTGATTTGAAATGACTATCATGAGATCATGTCTTTAGTACCAGATGATAAACTCTTTTAGGAGGTTGTGTAAAATTTAATAAGTGGGGCCTACCTCAAAGTTATATCCTTGAAGGTAATAGGTCAGCAATAGTGTGGCCCCtgctctctgtattttttttttatcttccacAATGTTAATTCTTACCATCTCATTCTCCTAACACCATGGGTAGATCCACTCTGCTGTTTCCCTTTGATGTCAGATTTGCAACCCTATGAAGAGGTGAGTCTCCATAAATCCCATACATTGTTCTGCCAGGAAGGTATCTGGACATGGTAATactaaaaaaaaacacagagaaaatgaaaattaatacatCAGTTATGGAAACCAATACAGATTCGCcaaaatgttagaaaaataatTACCATATGATCTGACATTCCAACTGATTAATATAGATAAAGAAGATATAGTCAGTATTCTTGGAAGACATGAACAGCATGCTGCTCACAAAATCCTAGAAGTAAAAGAATATACTGATAAAGGACTTTAGAATAACCACACTTAAATATTAGCCATTAAAATGATAAGATGCTATTCTTGAGAGACTATGGATAAAAGTGAAGATCAGTGTGTTACAGGTTATAAGCCAGACTCAGGAAAGCAAGTTCTGAATGATCTCACCCACATGTGCATTATGAAAAAGTTTGCTCTCAACAGATTCTAAGTGCAAAATGGTGATTCCCAGAGACTGTGGAGTGAAGGTTTGAGAGCCATGTATGCAAAGGTTAACCAGTGAAGTGTTAATTTAGAGTCTGGTAAGATTAAGAAAGTCTGGTATACAATTAGACAGGTGTTGATTACACACAAGATATAAGTGACATTATTGCACAATTGGGCATATCTTGGCATATTGGTCATTTTGTGTACATGAACTTCACAGTCAGTTAGGATGGTTGATTACTTTTCTCAATTGGCATATAGACCTTCAGATACTATGAGAGGTAATCCTCAGAGAGAGGGCTCCAGGTCAGCTCCATCTCAATTTCTCTAAATCTTGTGTCTGAAACTTGTGTTAAGCAATAGCATCTTACATTCAACCTTTGGAAGAGCCCCAAGGTGAGGACAATAACCTATTCTTCAGTAACATtctcttgcattttttttaattactcaaaTAAAATTTATCATACCTGGCACTATAAAGTTTGATACTCTGTAACTTACTGCAAGTGTTATAACTTCatctaaattatttatatatgtatacccacatgcttatatattatgcatttattttggaTTTAAGGTCTGTGCAGTTGTAGGGAATTCAGGCCTGGGTGTATAAACCTAGCCAGTTGCTCATAGCAGATGATGAAGTCATGGAACCTAGAAGGAAACTTACTATTGCCATTTTCCTAGACCACTATAATTCTAAACTGTATTCTGAAGACCTACCCTTAACATAAAGAAATAAGTGTATCTCTCTCCCTGCAGCATCAAAGAAGTTTGTTTTTGCAGCAATAACCACCACAGATATTGACAAAATGCAGAGAGCAACTGAATTTGGGAGTCCATTCCAAATTGAAACATCAACAACATAACCTCTATGCCTGAGGCTTGGAGAACATTAcagaagagaggacagagctATTTTATGATCCAGAAGAAGAGAATGTGTGCTCTGAGACTGTGTCTATGATAAGTATTTGAACTCATGATATCTTAACAGCACAGTTCTAAACAAAAAGCCTACAGTGACATCACCAATTGATAT
Proteins encoded in this window:
- the LOC110542309 gene encoding keratin-associated protein 13-1-like yields the protein MSCYSGNFSSRSCGDHLNYPRSSCGSSYPSHFIQSTNFCSPRPCHLGSSLHSGCHQNCFQPIRCQTSQMVHSSCQRPCFSPRVSGFCSPYRTYAGSQGFGSSSCQSLDYGSRSSYSLSCGSSSCRPQRFSSYGSGFCHQSYVPSRICQSSCYRPSCGTGSGFY